A genomic region of Nymphaea colorata isolate Beijing-Zhang1983 chromosome 2, ASM883128v2, whole genome shotgun sequence contains the following coding sequences:
- the LOC116249175 gene encoding disease resistance protein RGA2-like codes for MAEWLVTTLLEKLGPLIEEEIRLLCMVNDELDKLKGELETIHEVLVDAEKRQFSTDGLKLWLEKLKDAAYDAEDVIDIFRARAQRSRTTATPVCKTILSFIKQVIIRHDIGNRIKDIKQRLDDISKEKERYNLHKYQRSVETGAINRNNRQTTAAMIEAEIVGRIDDGKTVVDWLVKELDGSDGSLPVVSIVGMGGLGKTTLAQKVFGDIEVQRHFDKRVWWLCVSEKPNKAWLAAKILEAIKMETNNYNQDTALNTLHTEISSCIKGNRFLLVLDDVWDLDWWEGLKATLQGAEPGSRILVTTRKIEISGRMSSIYAHPLDVLTPKQSWSLFLNKALKKDEEERDLQSVRDIAETLVERCKGLPLAIKTLGTVMFLKRRTREDWDAVLNSLFWSWKPADPNHEALFPVLLLSYNDLPSYLKPCFVYCSIFPKDFEFEKNHIVRLWMAEGYISETAGEMEASADEYVEELAGRSLVQVEKTDSINGEIVRFKVHDIVHDLALSIAGKEYSSSSNTDTNTRILSLVGAEENLIEGLQKQKRSKLRTLLGPKGREIPRNLTTNFLHLRVLDLGGTNVTEIPESIGELLLLKYLKASRDTKSLPETIGKLCNLQTLDLFGTQISSIPVGILKLKGLRHLDLDNTRHLKHLPAGLGELTSLRTLTQFILGRAGTEHEANIAELKKLNNLRGNLAIYFFLRIKNKQEAEEANLKGKSHLRSLKLVGEKSLDVTEGQLGSLLPPEQLEILEVVDYRGKSFPISWFSNLNFPCLKKLKLDSLPFLEQLPSLGFLPVLQSLRITDADKVVKVDESFTGRKKGGFEKLTQLTFERMNVWEEWVMEMEQEAMRLILKLSLIGCLKLNKLPHLPSLKQLTIIDCEDLNQLPDLLSLSVLEMRNCKNLTSLPDLPSLRTLVIRYCDGLTELPQLQTLQELIIYRCRNLSCVPELQALKCLDIRFCDQLESLPSMPSLKELYAENCPELTDLPRLPSLVQMEITYFPKLALVPSMPSLKMLYFIYCRMLKELPNQPVLKELSVINCPELETLPHFPRLKKLAASKCPRLQTLWPLGEAPIELQRLAIDDCPAISALPDEIEGLERLKSLNIKACPLLEGWCKAQEHLSKISHIPTMHIRRDDSSLLD; via the coding sequence ATGGCAGAATGGTTGGTGACCACTCTGTTAGAGAAACTGGGCCCTTTGATCGAAGAAGAGATTAGACTTCTGTGTATGGTGAACGACGAGCTTGACAAGCTAAAGGGTGAGCTCGAAACCATTCATGAAGTCCTTGTCGATGCAGAAAAGAGGCAGTTTTCTACCGACGGCCTGAAATTGTGGCTCGAGAAGCTGAAAGATGCAGCATACGATGCCGAGGATGTGATCGACATCTtcagagctcgagctcaacgCAGCAGGACGACAGCAACGCCGGTATGCAAGACGATCCTCAGTTTCATTAAGCAAGTTATTATTCGGCATGACATTGGCAATAGAATTAAGGATATCAAGCAAAGGCTGGATGATATCtccaaggaaaaagagagatacAATCTCCATAAATACCAGAGATCTGTTGAAACTGGAGCTATTAACAGAAATAACCGGCAGACGACGGCTGCCATGATCGAGGCGGAGATAGTCGGCCGGATCGATGATGGAAAAACGGTTGTCGATTGGTTGGTGAAGGAGTTGGATGGGAGTGATGGAAGCTTACCTGTCGTCTCCATTGTTGGGATGGGAGGACTAGGGAAGACCACCCTTGCCCAAAAGGTCTTTGGGGATATCGAAGTGCAGAGACATTTCGACAAGCGGGTGTGGTGGTTATGCGTTTCTGAGAAGCCCAACAAAGCCTGGTTGGCTGCAAAGATACTGGAAGCAATCAAGATGGAGACCAACAACTACAACCAAGATACTGCACTTAACACTCTCCACACGGAGATAAGTTCGTGCATAAAAGGAAACAGGTTCTTGCTTGTGCTCGATGATGTATGGGATCTTGATTGGTGGGAAGGTCTGAAGGCGACGCTGCAGGGGGCGGAGCCCGGAAGTAGAATTCTGGTGACCAcaaggaaaattgaaatttctggAAGAATGAGCTCAATTTATGCACACCCTTTGGATGTTCTGACTCCTAAACAAAGCTGGTCGCTGTTTCTTAACAAGGCACTGAAAAAGGATGAAGAGGAAAGGGATTTGCAGAGTGTGAGGGACATAGCGGAGACTCTGGTTGAGAGGTGCAAGGGTCTCCCTCTTGCAATAAAGACCTTGGGGACGGTCATGTTCTTGAAGAGAAGAACAAGGGAAGACTGGGATGCAGTACTTAATAGCCTGTTCTGGAGTTGGAAGCCTGCAGATCCTAACCATGAGGCCCTGTTCCCAGTTCTCTTGTTAAGTTACAATGATTTGCCTTCTTACCTCAAGCCATGTTTCGTGTACTGCTCCATCTTCCCTAAGGACTTTGAGTTcgaaaaaaatcatattgttaGGTTGTGGATGGCTGAAGGCTATATTTCAGAGACCGCAGGAGAGATGGAGGCAAGTGCAGATGAATATGTGGAAGAATTAGCTGGCCGATCCCTGGTCCAAGTTGAGAAGACAGACAGCATAAATGGGGAGATTGTTCGATTCAAGGTGCATGACATTGTTCACGACCTCGCACTCAGCATTGCAGGAAAAGAgtattcatcatcatcaaacacAGACACCAATACAAGGATCTTATCATTGGTAGGTGCTGAGGAGAACCTGATTGAAGGTTTgcagaaacagaaaagaagcaAATTGCGCACACTTTTGGGCCCTAAGGGAAGAGAAATCCCCCGGAACCTCACCACAAATTTTTTGCATCTGAGGGTTCTAGACTTGGGGGGAACAAATGTAACAGAGATACCGGAGTCAATTGGAGAATTGCTACTTCTAAAGTATCTTAAGGCCTCTAGAGATACAAAGTCATTGCCTGAGACAATTGGAAAATTGTGCAATCTACAGACCCTAGACCTCTTTGGGACTCAAATAAGCAGCATTCCTGTTGGTATCCTGAAGCTTAAAGGCTTGAGACACCTTGACTTGGACAATACAAGACATTTGAAACATCTCCCTGCTGGACTTGGGGAGCTGACCAGTCTAAGAACCTTGACTCAATTCATCCTAGGCCGTGCAGGTACTGAACATGAAGCCAATATTGCAGAGCTGAAGAAATTGAACAACTTGAGGGGAAACCTGGCCATATACTTCTTCCTAAGAATCAAGAATAAACAGGAAGCTGAAGAAGCCAATCTTAAAGGCAAAAGCCATCTCAGATCCCTGAAATTGGTTGGAGAGAAGAGCTTAGACGTCACCGAAGGCCAGCTTGGATCACTGCTTCCACCCGAACAGCTAGAAATCTTGGAGGTGGTTGATTACAGAGGAAAAAGCTTCCCTATTTCGTGGTTTTCCAACTTGAACTTCCCCTGCCTAAAAAAGCTTAAACTTGACTCCTTGCCATTCTTGGAACAACTTCCATCGTTAGGATTTCTACCAGTTTTACAAAGCCTCCGAATTACTGATGCCGATAAGGTGGTGAAGGTAGACGAAAGTTTCACTGGTAGGAAAAAGGGAGGCTTTGAGAAGCTGACACAACTAACTTTTGAAAGGATGAATGTATGGGAGGAGTGGGTGATGGAGATGGAACAGGAAGCTATGCGGTTAATCCTGAAACTAAGTTTGATAGGCTGCCTAAAATTGAATAAGTTGCCTCACTTGCCTTCACTCAAGCAACTGACCATCATAGACTGCGAAGACCTGAACCAGTTGCCAGACTTGTTATCTCTGTCAGTTTTAGAGATGAGGAACTGTAAGAACTTGACCTCACTCCCAGACCTTCCTTCTCTCAGAACGTTGGTTATCAGATACTGTGACGGCCTTACGGAGCTACCACAACTACAGACTCTACAAGAGTTAATAATATATAGATGCAGAAACCTGTCTTGTGTGCCAGAATTGCAGGCACTCAAGTGCTTGGATATCAGGTTCTGTGACCAACTTGAAAGTTTGCCAAGCATGCCTTCCCTAAAAGAATTGTACGCAGAGAATTGCCCCGAGCTAACAGACCTCCCACGCTTGCCAAGTCTCGTTCAAATGGAAATAACGTATTTTCCCAAGCTGGCGTTGGTCCCCAGCATGCCTTCCTTGAAGATGCTATATTTCATCTACTGCAGGATGCTGAAGGAATTGCCTAATCAGCCTGTGCTGAAGGAGCTTTCAGTAATCAATTGTCCAGAATTGGAGACGCTCCCACACTTCCCTCGCCTGAAGAAACTGGCTGCGTCAAAGTGCCCTCGGTTACAGACGTTATGGCCGCTTGGGGAAGCGCCCATCGAGCTGCAGAGGCTTGCCATCGATGACTGTCCGGCGATCAGCGCTCTGCCTGATGAGATTGAAGGTCTAGAGAGGCTCAAGTCGCTCAACATCAAAGCCTGCCCCTTGCTAGAGGGATGGTGCAAAGCACAAGAGCATCTCAGTAAGATCTCTCACATCCCCACCATGCATATTAGGAGGGATGACTCTTCTTTGCTGGACTAA
- the LOC116247616 gene encoding protein PHOX1 produces MGKPSGRKKKHLSEKTNDVAEKQHRTRESPIKSVDEDTAVFVNRASELKEEGNIFFQKREHGGAIAKYEQALKLLPSSHIDRAYLHSNLAACYMQLNPPEYDKAINECNLALLVASKYSKALLKRARCYEALDRLDLALIDVTKVLNVEPNNMTALELSERLKKEIEKKGLKINGIEDISVEVNNSHTAQSQVKTPGKGGSKKKKSNRVQDKPILEENPKEEAVRSVKLVFGDDIRWAHVPLQCGIRQLREIVSSRFPCLKGFLIKYKDQDGDLVTITITEEIRWAEESVGPQGLLRLYIFEVRPEQDPLFEEIKGGVETENSGSAHNNCSENGNSVKCLEHGVHIDTWIVQFAQMFKNHVGIDSDAYLDLHELGMKLYTEAMEDVVTCEEAQDLFDVAANKFQEMVALALFNWGNIHMSKARRRALVEEDASNEDALLAKAKDAYDWAYGQYVHAGGRYRESLKVKPDFYEGFLALGQQQFEQAKLCWYFAVGTKVELESWDASEIIELFNSAEDNMEHGAHMWEEIEQERLDELKAGPKSNSEKILLQKMGLDGIFKQLSPDEAAEQASNMRSQINLLWGTMLYERSVIEFKLGLETWRECLVAAVDRFKLAGASPTDIAVMKKNHCSNATAQEGVGFKIDEIVQAWNEIYDAKKWISGVPSFRLEPLFRRRVPKLLNVLEHL; encoded by the exons ATGGGGAAGCCAAgcggaaggaaaaagaaacatctCTCAGAGAAGACTAATGATGTTGCCGAGAAGCAACATAGGACAAGAGAATCACCAATTAAATCTGTGGATGAAGACACAGCTGTTTTTGTTAACAGAGCTTCTGAGTTGAAAGAAGAGGGCAATATATTTTTTCAGAAGAGGGAGCATGGTGGAGCCATTGCGAAGTATGAGCAAGCTCTTAAGCTTCTTCCTAGCAGCCATATTGACCGTGCATATCTTCACAGCAACCTTGCTGCTTGCTATATGCAACTAAACCCTCCCGAATATGACAAGGCTATCAACGAATGCAATTTAGCTCTTCTAGTTGCCTCCAAGTATAGCAAAGCTTTGCTAAAGAGGGCAAGATGTTATGAGGCTTTGGACAGACTGGATTTGGCCTTGATAGATGTAACTAAGGTCCTTAACGTGGAGCCTAACAACATGACTGCGCTGGAGCTGTCAGAGAGGCTGAAgaaggaaattgaaaagaaggGTTTAAAGATCAATGGCATAGAAGATATTTCTGTAGAAGTTAATAATTCACATACAGCACAGTCTCAAGTCAAAACACCAGGGAAAGGgggatcaaagaagaagaagagcaataGGGTTCAAGATAAGCCCATTTTGGAGGAGAATCCGAAGGAGGAAGCTGTCAGATCAGTGAAATTGGTTTTTGGTGATGATATAAGATGGGCCCATGTCCCACTTCAATGTGGTATTAGACAGTTGCGAGAGATTGTAAGCAGTAGATTCCCTTGCTTAAAGGGTTTCCTGATTAAATACAAGGACCAAGATGGTGACCTTGTCACAATAACCATCACAGAAGAGATTAGATGGGCAGAAGAGTCGGTTGGCCCTCAAGGATTGCTTCGGCTGTACATTTTTGAAGTCAGACCTGAGCAAGATCCTTTATTTGAAGAGATAAAAGGTGGAGTAGAAACAGAAAACTCTGGATCTGCTCATAATAATTGTTCCGAGAATGGAAACTCCGTGAAGTGCTTAGAGCATGGGGTGCACATAGATACCTGGATTGTCCAGTTTGCTCAGATGTTCAAGAACCATGTGGGAATTGATTCTGATGCTTATTTGGATCTACATGAACTTGGGATGAAACTTTATACAGAGGCAATGGAGGACGTTGTTACATGTGAAGAAGCTCAGGATCTCTTTGACGTTGCAGCTAACAAGTTCCAGGAGATGGTAGCTTTAGCATTGTTCAATTGGGGAAACATCCATATGTCAAAGGCAAGAAGGAGGGcacttgttgaagaagatgcGTCTAACGAAGATGCACTTCTTGCAAAGGCAAAAGATGCTTATGACTGGGCATACGGACAGTATGTGCATGCAGGGGGAAGATACAGAGAGTCACTAAAAGTTAAGCCGGATTTCTATGAAGGCTTTCTTGCACTTGGGCAACAGCAATTCGAGCAAGCAAAACTTTGTTGGTACTTTGCCGTTGGAACCAAGGTAGAACTGGAATCATGGGATGCTTCAGAAATCATTGAACTATTTAACAGTGCTGAGGACAACATGGAGCATGGAGCACACATGTGGGAAGAAATAGAGCAAGAGCGTCTGGATGAACTTAAAGCCGGTCCCAAGTCGAACAGTGAAAAAATTCTATTACAAAAAATGGGCTTGGATGGTATTTTTAAACAACTTTCTCCTGATGAAGCTGCTGAACAGGCATCTAACATGAGATCACAGATCAACCTTTTGTGGGGCACAATGCTATATGAGAGATCCGTCATAGAATTCAAATTGGGGCTTGAGACATGGCGAGAATGTCTCGTGGCTGCAGTCGACAGATTTAAACTTGCAGGAGCTTCTCCGACTGACATTGCTGTCATGAAGAAGAACCACTGTTCCAATGCGACTGCTCAGGAAG GGGTGGGATTTAAGATTGATGAAATTGTTCAAGCGTGGAATGAAATTTATGATGCCAAAAAGTGGATCAGTGGTGTTCCGTCATTTAGACTAGAGCCCCTATTTCGGCGGAGGGTTCCAAAGTTGCTGAATGTCTTGGAGCATCTATGA